The Natrinema pellirubrum DSM 15624 region CGGACTGGACACCGGCCCCCGGCCGGTCGGAGACGGCTCAGTGTCGGGCCGACTCCTCGCCGCCCTCGAGCCCCCGATCCGTGATCCGGAACTGAACCGACTCGCCGGCCGGCTTCGAGCGGTGTTTCTCCAGCGTCGCGCGTCGGTTCCCGCCCCGGAACCGCTCCAAGCGGACGACGGTGCCGGTCCAGTGTTCCAACGTGTTGCCACCCAGTCCACGGGTCCGGTCCGAATCCGGGTCCGAAAAGACCTGATTCGTCAGGACGACCGCCAGATCGTGTTTGCGCGCGAGCGAGAGCAGGTGGGTCACCTGCCGGGTGACGCTTCGCAGCGCTTCCCCCTCGTCGCCGTCGGCGGTCCGCTCGAGTCGGTAAAAGCCCGTCGCGCTGTCCAGTACGATTAGTTCGGCGCGCTCGGCGAACCCCTCGGCGTCGCGGACGGCCTCGGCCTGTTCCTCGAAATCGACGGCGTCTTCGATGACGATCCGCGAGGCGACGGCCTCGAGGTCGTCCCCGTCGACGCTTCCCTCGAGCAACTGCTGGAAGCGGTCGACCGAGACGCCTTCGGTATCGATGTAGACGACAGTTCCCCCGCCGACGGCCGTCTGGACGGCGGCAGACAGCGCGAGGTTCGTCTTCCCGGCCGCCGGCGGGCCGTACAACTGCGTGACGGTCCCGCGTTCGAACCCCCCGTCGAGC contains the following coding sequences:
- the radB gene encoding DNA repair and recombination protein RadB; its protein translation is MTDEAIPTGCGPVDELLDGGFERGTVTQLYGPPAAGKTNLALSAAVQTAVGGGTVVYIDTEGVSVDRFQQLLEGSVDGDDLEAVASRIVIEDAVDFEEQAEAVRDAEGFAERAELIVLDSATGFYRLERTADGDEGEALRSVTRQVTHLLSLARKHDLAVVLTNQVFSDPDSDRTRGLGGNTLEHWTGTVVRLERFRGGNRRATLEKHRSKPAGESVQFRITDRGLEGGEESARH